The Oncorhynchus clarkii lewisi isolate Uvic-CL-2024 chromosome 20, UVic_Ocla_1.0, whole genome shotgun sequence nucleotide sequence ccattctatatacttccggcccgtccttggacactgtgctatctaacctccaaacaagcttcaatgccatacagcactccttccgtggcctccaactgctcttaaacgctagtaaaaccaaatgcatgcttttcaaccgttcgctgcctgcacccgcacgcctgaccagcatcaccaccctggatggttccgaccttgaatatgtggacatctataagtacctaggtgtctggctagactctaaactctccttccagacccatatcaaacatctccaatcgaaaatcaaatcaagagtcggctttctattccgcaacaaagcctccttcactcacgccgccaaacttaccctagtaaaactgactatcctaccgatcctcgacttcggcgatgtcatctacaaaattgcttccaacactctactcagcaaactggatgcagtttatcacagtgccatccgttttgtcactaaagcaccttataccacccaccactgcgacttgtatgctctagtcggctggccctcgctacatattcgtcgccagacccactggctccaggtcatctacaagtccatgctaggtaaagctccgccttatctcagttcactggttacgatggcaacacccatccgtagcacgcgctccagcaggtgtatctcactgatcatccctaaagccaacacctcatttggccgcctttcgttccagttctctgctgcctgtgactggaacgaatttcaaaaattgctgaagttggagacttttatctccctcaccaacttcaaacatctgctatctgagcagctaaccgatcgctgcagctgtacatagtctattggtaaatagcccacccattttcacctacctcatccccatactgtttttatttatttatttttctgctcttttgcacaccaatatctctacctgtacataaccatctgatcatttatcactccagtgttaatctgcataattgtaattatttgcctaccttctcatgccttttgcacacaatgtatatatagactccccttttttctactgtgttattgacttgttaattgtttactccatgtgtaactgtgttgtctgttcacactgctatgccttatcttggccaggtcgcagttgcaaatgagaacttgttctcaactagcctacctggttaaataaaggtgaaataaaataaaaataaagtgctgagtaccaggtcattaggacccgACGGCCgttagtgctgagtaccaggtcattaggacccgACGGCCattagtgctgagtaccaggttATTAGGACCCGACGGCCgttagtgctgagtaccaggtcattaggacccgACGGCCgttagtgctgagtaccaggtcattaggacccgACGGCCgttagtgctgagtaccaggtcattaggacccgACGGCCgttagtgctgagtaccaggtcattaggacccgACGGCCgttagtgctgagtaccaggacattaggacccgACGGCCgttagtgctgagtaccaggacattaggacccgACGGCCgttagtgctgagtaccaggtcattaggacccgACGGCCgttagtgctgagtaccaggtcattaggacccgACGGTCgttagtgctgagtaccaggtcattaggacccgACGGCCgttagtgctgagtaccaggtcattaggacccgACGGCCGTTAGTGCTGAGTACAAGGCTACTAGGACCCGACGGCCgttagtgctgagtaccaggttgttagtgctgagtaccaggtcgTTAAGACCCGACGGCCGTTAGTGCTGAGTAACATACCGTACGTATCTAGTTTGatatgaacaagcctacagtctatagccagataacatacagtatctagtctgataacataccgtatctagtctgatatgaacaagcctacagtctatagccagataacatacagtgtctagtctgataacatacagtatctagtctgataacataccgtatctagtctgataaatgaacaagcctagtCTAttgccagataacatacagtatctagtctgataacataccgtatctagtctgataaatgaacaagcctacagtctatagccagataacatacagtatctagtctgataacatacagtatctagtctgataacatacagtatctagtctgataaatgaacaagcctacagtctatagtctgataacataccgtatctagtctgataacataccgtatctagtctgataaatgaacaagcctacagtctatagccagataacatacagtatctagtctgataacatacagtatctagtctgataacatacagtatctagtctgataacataccgtatctagtctgataacatacagtatctagtctgataacatacagtatctagtctgataacatacagtatctagtctgataacatacagtatctagtctgataacataccgtatctagtctgataacatacagtatctagtctgataacatacagtatctagtctgataacatacagtatctagtctgataacatacagtatctagtctgataacatacagtatctagtctgataacatacagtatctagtctgataacatacagtatctagtctgataacatacagtatctagtctgataacatacagtatctagtctgataacatacagtatctagtctgataacataccgtatctagtctgataacataccgtatctagtctgataacataccgtatctagtctgataacatacagtatctagtctgataacatacagtatctagtctgataacatacagtatctagtctgataacatacagtatctagtctgataacatacagtatctagtctgataacatacagtatctagtctgataacatacagtatctagtctgataacatacagtatctagtctgataacatacagtatctagtctgataacatacagtatctagtctgataacatacagtatctagtctgataacatacagtatctagtctgataacatacagtatctagtctgataacatacagtatctagtctgataacatacagtatctagtctgataacataccgtatctagtctgataacataccgtatctagtctgataacataccgtatctagtctgataacatacagtatctagtctgataacatacagtatctagtctgataacatacagtatctagtctgataacatacagtatctagtctgataacatacagtatctagtctgataacatacagtatctagtctgataacatacagtatctagtcaaatAACATACAGTAGACGACtcctattctgttcttctgaaaaacATTTCCTTCGTAtcgtgtttctttagacctgactaAATGGATTTATTATACTTTATAAAACATATGCTTATGATCCAACAGCGCTTATCAGCGTGGACAATAACTGTCTGCCAACATGGCCGCTGCAGCCCTTCATCACTGATcgtctgtgtgttttgtgtgaagGAGCGTTTTTGCGAGAAAGTTCGGCGTGCCTTAATGCTGTGCTTTCTGCCTGctttcctctccctctactctcccccctccgtctcctctactctcccccctccgtctcctctactctcccccctccgtctcctctactctcccccctccgtctcctctactctccccctctgtctcctctcctctcctctactctccctctcctctactctccctctcctctactctccctctcctctactctccccctccttcctctcctctactctccctctcctctactctccctctcctctactctccccctccttcctctcctctactctccccctccttcctctcctctactctccccctcctccctctcctctactctccccctcctccctctcctctactctccctctcctctactctccctctcctctactctccctctcctctaccctccccttcctccctctcctctactctccccttcctccctctcctctactctccctccctcctctcctctcccccctactccctctactctccctccttcctcctccctccctcccgtgtCTCTGCTCTGCCCAGTAGATGAGTCAGTCCCAGACCAGTCCACTGAGTCCTGGGGAGAGTCTGAGGGGAGGTTAGTGACTCCCTGCAGGATGTACTCAGCAGGTAACTGTACTGCAGCTTCGGCCTGGGTCCTCTAGACATGTGTATGTAGGTGTCTCGTCTCGACGTAGTGACTTCAGCAGCTTGTAGGCCACACTATCTGCTATGCTGTAAACACACATGCTGTGCTGTAAACACATGTGGTGTGTGTCTTGTCCGGGATCACATTAAGTTGTATCATGCCAGGTCTAACCCACGCTGCTGTGCTACACTGTAAACACACATGAGCATGtgacctgtcctccctgtctgcctgctctctctggcttcctcctccctgtctgcctacTCTCTCTGGcttcctcctccctgtctgcctgctcTCTATGGcttcctcctccctgtctgcctgctcTCTATGGcttcctcctccctgtctgcctgctctctctggcttcctcctccctgtctgcctgctctctctggcttcctcctccctgtctgcctgctcTTTCTggcttcctcctccatctcctccctgtctgcctgctcTCTCTGGCTtgctcctccctgtctgtctgctctctctggcttgctagctagctcatgTCATACAGGTCTGTATGTTGTTGACTTGATCCTATTATTAGTGATAAGGTACCAACTTTGCCAACTACAAAGAATGTTTTGCTTTGTTCCCCCCTCTCTACTTGCTAACAGTTGTTTTTTTGCCCGTGATGGAGAGATGGTGTGAATGatgaggttggggggggggggggaccactgGGTCACCTTTTGTTGATGATCTTGGCTGTGTCCTATAAGGCACCCTGtccccctatatagtgcgctacgtTTGGCCACTGCTCCATAGGGCTcaggtgcactatatagagaatagggtgcaatttgggattcACACCTTGTTGGTTTGGAGAGACGTGTATTTGTCTCTAAGTCTAACCCTgtcctaactctgtagataaagATGGCCCGGATAAGAAGAAAGTCAAGAAGGAGTCTGGGGGGAGTAAGAAGGCCCCGGTTAATCTCCTGTTTGGCTACCCGCTGTCGGAACGCAAGCAGATGGCCCTCCTGATGCAGATGACCGCTAGGGACAACAGCCCAGGTTAGTCAGAACACATTCATGCCCTGTctcctcctactccctctctcctaccctctctcttaccctctctctccctccatttctcttacccctctctcttaccctctcttcTGTAACCTCGTATCAGCCTATAGGGATGTGGTAAGGACTATAGTTCTAAGGATGAGTCGTAATGCTAAACAACAGCCTTAAAGACACTGGCCAGtgtcagtttgttttggttgagtGTTAGATCATCTCTAGTCTtttgactctttctctctcacctcccctcaGACTCTACCCCTAGCCACCCGTCCCAGGCCCCCACGGTGCAGAAGAAGCTCCCTAGCAGCACGGCCTCCAGAGCGAGGGACAAGGTGAACAAGAGGAACGAGCGTGGCGAGACGCCGCTACACATGGCCGCCATACGAGGGGATGCCAAACAGGTCAAGGAGCTTATTAGCCTCGGAGCTGACGTCAACATTAAAGACTTCGCGGGTAAAAGAACACCTGGCCTTGATACAACGACAAGGTTCTTTTATAGTGCAGAGATTTGCAGAAGTGTTGAGGATTCAGTTCATACTCAATGTTGCGTTTGCCAGTAGTACTTTGTTTAAATGTGTCCCGTAGAAACAATGAATCAAGTATTTCATAGGTTAGTACTGTGaagtttggggcggcagggtagcctagtggttagagcattggactagtaaccgaaaggttcctGGATCGAagccccgaactgacaaggtaaaaatctgtcgttctgcccctgaacaaggcagttgacccaccgTTCCCTgattggccgtcattgtaaataagaattagttcttaactgacttacctagtgaaataaaaaaaatagtatgATAATTATGTTATTACCATTTTAAAAATGCATCCTCTGTCAGGCTGGACGCCCCTTCACGAGGCGTGTAACCTTGGTTTCTTCGACGTGGCAAAGGTTCTGATTGCAGCCGGAGCAGAAGTCAACACTCAGGGTCTGGATGACGACACTCCGCTCCACGATGCCTCCAGCAGTGGACACACAGACGTAAGGTTTACTTCCCTCCCTCCGCCGTTCGCTCGCTCTATAACCAGGATTACGTTAACTGACTCATTCCGTCAACTAACCAACGAGTAATGATGATACAACTTGGTCTAAAGAAAACACGTCATTTTTCTACACTTCAAAtgaaaatcacatttatttacaaAGTCCTTCGTACATCACCTGATATCTCCAAattgctgtatagaaacccagcctaaacccccaaaacagcaagcaatgcaggtgtatatTTCTTGTCCTAAACCCATTTTCACAATTATCTGTTCATTCAGGACCATAACGGATTCATTAACCACTTGTCCCTTCCTTTTCCGTCTAGATTGTCAAGCTGCTGCTGACACATGgaggaaatgcattccaggccaACAAGCGAGGGGAGCGGCCTGTAGACGTAGCTGATTCTCAGGCGCTGGAGCTCCTCCTAAAGGGAGAGGTGCCCCTCTCAGACCCAGAGGATAGCCCCTCAGGTAGGGTGTCCTGTAGAGGATAGCCCCTCAGGTAGGGTGTCCTGTAGAGGATAGCCCCTCAGGTAGGGTGTCCTGTAGAGGATAGCCCCCCCGGTAGGGTGTCCTGTAGAGGATAGCCCCCCCGGTAGGGTGTCCTGTAGAGGATAGCCTAGCCCCCCCGGTAGGGTGTCCTGTAGAGAATAGCCCCGCCCCTCGGGTAGGGTGTCCTGTAGAGGATAGCCCCGCCCCTCGGGTAGGGTGTCCTGTAGAGGATAGCCCCGCCCCTCGGGTAGGGTGTCCTGTAGAGGATAGCCCCGCCCCTCGGGTAGGGTGTCCTGTAGAGGATAGCCCCGCCCCTCGGGTAGGGTGTCCTGTAGAGGATAGCCCCGCCCCTTGGGTAGGGTGTCCTGTAGAGGATAGCCCCGCCCCTCGGGTAGGGTGTCCTGTAGAGGATAGCCCCGCCCCTCGGGTAGGGTGTCCTGTAGAGGATAGCCCCGCCCCTCGGGTAGGGTGTCCTGTAGAGGATAGCCCCGCCCCTCGGGTAGGGTGTCCTGTAGAGGGTAGCCCCGCCCCTCGGGTAGGGTGTCCTGTAGAGGGTAGCCCCGCCCCTCGGGTAGGGTGTCCTGTAGAGGGTAGCCCCGCCCCTCGGGTAGGGTGTCCTGTAGAGGGTAGCCCCGCCCCTCGGGTAGGGTGTCCTGTAGAGGGTAGCCCCGCCCCTCGGGTAGGGTGTCCTGTAGAGGGTAGCCCCGCCCCTCGGGTAGGGTGTCCTGTAGAGGGTAGCCCCGCCCCTCGGGTAGGGTGTCCTGTAGAGGGTAGCCCCGCCCCTCGGGTAGGGTGTCCTGTAGAGGGTAGCCCCGCCCCTCGGGTAGGGTGTCCTGTAGAGGGTAGCCCCGCCCCTCGGGTAGGGTGTCCTGTAGAGGGTAGCCCCGCCCCTCGGGTAGGGTGTCCTGTAGAGGGTAGCCCCGCCCCTCGGGTAGGGTGTCCTGTAGAGGGTAGCCCCGCCCCTCGGGTAGGGTGTCCTGTAGAGGGTAGCCCCGCCCCTCGGGTAGGGTGTCCTGTAGAGGGTAGCCCCGCCCCTCGGGCAGGGTGTCCTGTAGAGGGTAGCCCCGCCCCTCGGGCAGGGTGTCCTGTAGAGGGTAGCCCCGCCCCTCGGGCAGGGTGTCCTGTAGAGGGTAGCCCCGCCCCTCGGGCAGGGTGTCCTGTAGAGGATAGCCCCGCCCCTCGGGTAGGGTGTCCTGTAGAGGGTAGCCCCGCCCCTCGGGTAGGGTGTCCTGTAGAGTTGTATATTTTTTTAGGTGGTGTTTTAATCGTATTTTTTAAAAGTTTATTCTATTTTGTGATTTCAAAAATAAacgtgttatagatctgtcatttgtTATATTTGCTTACATATGGTCATTTACCTTTTTTAAATTAAACTTAatttaaaaacaacaaaaaaacaatttcCTCTATTTTCCTTATGTCCTCTCTACAGAGTCAGAAGGCCCTCCGTCGGTGAACCCCTCCAGCGTGGACGTTGATGACGACCACCTGGATGACTCGGACGTGGGAAAGGACTCTGACGGAAAGCAGAGCACCGTGAAGGCCTCATCCTCCATGTCCGGCCTGGATGAGTATGAGTTCAAAGACGAAGAGGACTTGAGTAAAGCCCTGAACGATCGACACATCCTCCGGAGAGAGCTGAGGGAGAAGGAAAGGAATCATTTGGTGAAGCAGAGCAATAAAGGGGGCGGGAGCGGCTCAGTCCAGTCCTCGAAGTCTAAGAAGACGAAGACGTCGTCCCGTGTTCGCTACTGCAGCTCGGATAGTTCCAGTGATGAGATGGAGATGCCAACAGAGAGAAGGAGCTCTCCGACCTGCTCCAACGGCTCTGAGGGACACAAGGCGTCAGACGCCAGCAGGACTAAGAAAGAGAACCTCTGCAGCCTCACGACTTCCGAACAGAAAGACAAAAGCAGCAAAGTCAAGAAAAAGAACAAGAACCAGAGCAAGAACAAGGagaaccaggaggacgagaaggaGAACAGCAAAGCTCTGGTGTTTTCCGTAGCCACCGTGTCTGTGTCGGAGACGCACATGGACAAGAACAGCCGAGGACTCTGTGGGGACGAGGACTCGTTCAAAATCTCCTTCAGTCCCAAGGACGACTCGTCCGTCCACCTTTTCCACCTGTCTGCCACCGTCAAGTCCCCTAAGCTCAACTACGGTCATGCCGACAAGCAGCCGTCCTCCAACCCGCTCAAACAGGAGAACGCCAAGATGACGTGCGTCTCGATTGCCGAAGGCCCCTGTCCGCCAGATGGTGTCAAGTACAACCACTACAACCCAGAGTCTGAGTTCTGCACGGAGAGCTCCAGTAGTAAAGGCTGCAAGCACAAGGAGAAGAGCAAGCACCACCAGAAGGACATCGCCGTGGACTGTAGCGTCGGGGGCGGCGGCTCCAGTCCGCATAATAAAGAACGCAGCGTGGTCCACAGCTCTGACGGTGGTGCCTTACGGAAGAAGGACAAAGATGGCAAAGTGGTCAAAAAACATAAACTAAAACACAAGGAGAAGAACAACCACTGCAGGGAGTATGAGGCGGACAGGGAGAGGGACCGCCACCGGCAGAAGGAGGGCGGCAGGAAGGATGGCCAAAAGAACCAGGAGTTTGACAGGGAGTTCTGGAAAGAGAACTTCTTCAATGACGACGAACCTCCGCCTCCAGGGAAAACTGAGACCGAGAGGGAggacggctctcctgtgaaggaagagagggggacgAAAGAAATATACCTCTCTAGCATCAGTAAGGAGACTTGGCTGAGAGAGGTGCAAGAGAAGGATAAAGACAAGGTGGTGAAGAAGGAAGGGAAGGAAACCTCTGCTGTCTGTAAAGAGAAAGGACTAAAAGATGGGAAGCCCATTGAGcgtgaggagaggacagagtgcTCTACCTCTGGACGGACTTCCTCTCTTCCTGAGGAGACGCAGCATAACACTACAAGCGTGAAAGATGAACCGGAGGATAAACCGGTAACGGAGACCACGTCTACGGCTGATCTAGCCCGACTGGATGCCTCTGAGAAAGACCAGCGGGACAAATCTGACAGGAGGCCTTCTGTAAAAGAACGGGAGACTGATAAAAAGAATCCCGATAAGGAGAAGAAGGTTAAGATGGAGCACCTGGAGAAATCAGAGAATTCGCAAAATTCCATGGATCgctggagggagaaggagaggatggcGTCTGGCTCATCTCATTTGTCCCCTGGTGACAAGAACCACAAAGAGAGCGAAAAGCTCAGACCCTTGTCCACAACAAAAAAACACGAAGAGAGCAAGGACAAGAAGAGCAAAGAGAAGCCCGATAagaagagtgagagggagaggcaggagagggagtacagagacaaagataGGATAGGCTGGGATAACAAAGGAAAACCACCTTCAGAGAAAGGCACTGATCAAAGTAAATTGGATCGTGCTAAGGAGAAAGACAAAGACTGCGATAAGAAGAAAAAGGAAAAATCTAAAGACGGCTCTTCATCTTCCTCCAGCTCTAACCTGAAGCTCCCcttggaggagaagaaaggcTATGTGTCTGAAAGTGGCAAGACCACACCAGCAAAACTGCTAAAGGAGGAGGTCCTGAAAAtgccagagaaagacagagaccgaAGAGACAGAGAATCCAGAGACTTTGACCGGCACAGAGATCGAGACAAAGATCGTCACAAGAGCGACAAGGACCGTTCCAAGGAGGGTAGCAAGGCCTGTAAGACCAAATCCAACGAGACTGAGACTGACCGAGACAACAGGTCCAAAGCTAAAGCCTCGCCTGCCACCCGGGAAGAGAAGCGACCCAAAGAGAAACGTCTGGTCAACGAGGACCTGAGGCAGACCAGTTTCGAACGAATGCTGAGTCTGAAGGACCAGGAGATTGAACAGTGGCACCGGAAGCATCTAGAAAAGAtcaaacagaaggagagagagaggatgaaacaACGACCCTCCTCTACGACAACAGACCCAGGGAAGCTCAAAAGCAAAGCCAAGACGATGTCCTTGTCATCTGGAGAACCGTGTTCGAGCAAAGAACTGCTTCGCTCCAAGAGCTCCGAAGGCTCTGGCGACGCTCATGGCCGGGACCGAGACAAACCTATAAAGGAGAGCACCAGCTCCAGGACCATGTCCCTAGACGGGAAAACACTCTCCTCCCTCAGTGGGAAGTTGATAGCTGGTATTGAGAACAGCTTGAGCAGGTCCCCCAGGCCGGAGAGCGAGCGGGCGGGTCTCATGTCCAGGTCCATGTTCTCCATGGCCAGTTCTGAGGACTCCAGTCAGGCAACCATGTTGACGCCGAGACCCGTAGAGTACGACTCGGATATGACCCTGGATGCCTCCCAGGACTCTCAGCCACTTTTCCTACTGTCTTCCCTCCTCTCACAGTCTAGATCACCTGCCATTCAGGACAAAGACCACAACGGTCTTCCAGACTCAGCGCAAGGTAACAGGACTCCGCTGCAGAGCCGACACACTTCCCCTTACCTTATAGCTATTCTGGACGAGGAAGCAAACTCTGCGACGGCAGCTAAACATTTTGAAACTCTGTCAAAGGCCAGCG carries:
- the LOC139375790 gene encoding ankyrin repeat domain-containing protein 12-like isoform X3, producing MASAPPAQCAMAKPGTDRDGAMVGKKNKDKISPFTKTLKLDRSKLLGVKEGKPPKSSMKRKLSFTMSPPRNEERHSDTDKDGPDKKKVKKESGGSKKAPVNLLFGYPLSERKQMALLMQMTARDNSPDSTPSHPSQAPTVQKKLPSSTASRARDKVNKRNERGETPLHMAAIRGDAKQVKELISLGADVNIKDFAGWTPLHEACNLGFFDVAKVLIAAGAEVNTQGLDDDTPLHDASSSGHTDIVKLLLTHGGNAFQANKRGERPVDVADSQALELLLKGEVPLSDPEDSPSESEGPPSVNPSSVDVDDDHLDDSDVGKDSDGKQSTVKASSSMSGLDEYEFKDEEDLSKALNDRHILRRELREKERNHLVKQSNKGGGSGSVQSSKSKKTKTSSRVRYCSSDSSSDEMEMPTERRSSPTCSNGSEGHKASDASRTKKENLCSLTTSEQKDKSSKVKKKNKNQSKNKENQEDEKENSKALVFSVATVSVSETHMDKNSRGLCGDEDSFKISFSPKDDSSVHLFHLSATVKSPKLNYGHADKQPSSNPLKQENAKMTCVSIAEGPCPPDGVKYNHYNPESEFCTESSSSKGCKHKEKSKHHQKDIAVDCSVGGGGSSPHNKERSVVHSSDGGALRKKDKDGKVVKKHKLKHKEKNNHCREYEADRERDRHRQKEGGRKDGQKNQEFDREFWKENFFNDDEPPPPGKTETEREDGSPVKEERGTKEIYLSSISKETWLREVQEKDKDKVVKKEGKETSAVCKEKGLKDGKPIEREERTECSTSGRTSSLPEETQHNTTSVKDEPEDKPVTETTSTADLARLDASEKDQRDKSDRRPSVKERETDKKNPDKEKKVKMEHLEKSENSQNSMDRWREKERMASGSSHLSPGDKNHKESEKLRPLSTTKKHEESKDKKSKEKPDKKSERERQEREYRDKDRIGWDNKGKPPSEKGTDQSKLDRAKEKDKDCDKKKKEKSKDGSSSSSSSNLKLPLEEKKGYVSESGKTTPAKLLKEEVLKMPEKDRDRRDRESRDFDRHRDRDKDRHKSDKDRSKEGSKACKTKSNETETDRDNRSKAKASPATREEKRPKEKRLVNEDLRQTSFERMLSLKDQEIEQWHRKHLEKIKQKERERMKQRPSSTTTDPGKLKSKAKTMSLSSGEPCSSKELLRSKSSEGSGDAHGRDRDKPIKESTSSRTMSLDGKTLSSLSGKLIAGIENSLSRSPRPESERAGLMSRSMFSMASSEDSSQATMLTPRPVEYDSDMTLDASQDSQPLFLLSSLLSQSRSPAIQDKDHNGLPDSAQGNRTPLQSRHTSPYLIAILDEEANSATAAKHFETLSKASVVPAAQPNEEPSAFQPPSETCADLEESQSQRGPTQMFPNLSNARTYADLNTESEGNTAPRTDADLNTESEGNTASGVHLPPQASNTRDPLVKDSSTLQQASVQQLVTPEQRGFSSTSDPLLIRDVQCIPVETSSAAPECSMKDLPSEDMTPLVTLSSLSCQLPFSSTETTSSHSASQSRETLPNTSTVTSQQTKTEIGGDLALDPKDTTPVESAASSSENRAAVESLDSVLGASRPGAMDNPVTSTSSVSTEESMQSRTNESQEDMDTDASFQDCKQSRFSSDVVDSSDPQPGKNDHASQHTLSVSRWPCLEHKSEETSDTPDNTLEKSRGPEVMSTGRTSCRSSSEGSNMVTVPEVKLEPCPEPMEVASTSEERSEGQTLSGASGQFSNFQQGSQTDQSGSSGSYSCSGFSASSSPQSGDRDSDSSGAKAKVRSVTMEEDQDLQQTHPRKRKMPRMSTSNQAGGSTQQGMEKPQPSLAAIVDSLKLEEIQPYQTERANPYYEFLHIRKKIEDNRKVLLSVIPQPPQYYDEYVTFTGSYLLDGNPFGKLCIPTITPPPSLPDQLKEMFKQQEVVRMKLRLQHSIEREKLIVSNEQEVLRVHYRAARTLANQTLPFSACTVLLDAEVYNMPQDAQASGMMSRTVESGDQDGKTSVRDRFNARQFMSWLQDVDDKFDKLKTCLLMRQQHEAAALNAVQRLHWQLKLQELDPVVYKSTSIFEIPEFYIPLVEVNDDFDLTPI